Part of the Antechinus flavipes isolate AdamAnt ecotype Samford, QLD, Australia chromosome 2, AdamAnt_v2, whole genome shotgun sequence genome is shown below.
GGGCTGTGCAGCTcagcttcttctttttctcatatttGGATGTACACAGTGTGCACTGTTATCTGTGATGTCCTATGACCGGTACTTGGCAATCTGTGATCCTATGCACTATCCTCTCATCATGACATGGAAAGTATGTAGTCATTTGGCTTTGACATGCTGGGCCAGTGGTATTCTGGTATCTCTGGTGGACACTACATTCACATTACAGCTCCCCTATCAAGGAGACAATAAGATTGCTCATTTCTTTTGTGAGGCCCCTGCCCTTCTGGTTTTGGCATCTGCAGATATTCACAAAGCAGAGATGGCCATTTTCCTTATGGGAGTGGTGATTCTTCTTGCACCTGTGTCCCTGATCCTGATCTCTTATGGTTCAATAATAGTGACTGTGGTTAGAATGAAGACAACTTCAGGGAGACTCAAGGCGTTTTCTACCTGTGGCACCCACCTCCTTGTAGTCATCCTTTTTTATGGGTCAGCAATTATCACTTACATGACACCAAAATCTTCCAAGGAGCAGGTAAAGTTGGTGTCTGTGTTCTATGCTGTGATAAACCCTATGCTCAACCCTCTTATCTATAGCCTGAGGAACAAAGATGTGAAGAGAGCATTCAGGAATGTAGTCAATGGAGTAAAACCCTTCAGGCCATGATTGTTTCATGATAATTGCATTTAACTTTATGATTCTCCTCCAAAGCTTGTGGTATTCTTCACAAAGGGAAATGATCTTCTGACAGATAATAAGGAATGCATGGTTATATTGTTCCTTAATTATATATGGAATATTTGCATATTGTACATTTGTAATATATACCTGGTTTGGGAGAGAAATGTGTCATGATGTAGTGATTTTTGGAGATTTGGATAGCAACATGAATgactcagggggaaaaaaattatcaatatggAGTCATTTTAGccattgggaaaaaaatctgtaCTAATCATgtcttttgatcacttatcaattggagtatggctcttattcttataaatgacTGGGCATATTtgttgagataaaaaaaaaagctaatcccatttttcccctcactcTAAACCTGTGGTTTTACTGGTGTAGGGATACCATTAAGGGTATTCTTTCTGCCAAGGAAGTTCAACAACTATTGTAAAATCCCAGATTTTATGGGATTTTATATAATCCCAGAAACTTGATGTTCTGTGGCACGGGGTGGAGTAGAGGTGACTTACCGAAGACCACAAAGTGACATGGAAGTTGAACACGGATGTTCCTGACCATGAATCTGGCTATGTTTACAATGTGTCTTACTGATCATTGCTCTTATCTTAGACTGTCATTAATAGAAgtataatgtttttttaaaaagtaaggttGCAGCAGGGATATACTGATAAGTGTTAACAGTCTGctctctaggggaaaaaaaagtatgattgATTAATCTGAATTACTAacatattctctctccttttcttaagtctagataattaacaaaataaaaaagtaaacccTGGTTTTGAGGCATAAATGCTTACACTCAAATTTTAATAATTGGTTCTGAAAATCCAGTCAAAATTGATTCTAGCAAAACTAGTTATAACTAGTTCATTATAACTGAGTTATAATGCTTTTTCATGATAAGACCATATCTGGaacactatatattttttattaaatgtggcatttaaagaagaatattgTTAAACTTTAGTGATTCAAAATCATAGTCATTAAGAAAACAAGAGGACTTGAACATATGCTTCATAGATTTTCCATTACTCTTCCAGGATTCACAGTTAtcacttttttgtcatttttttggacAATTGGATAGATGTAAGATAAAACattagagttgttttgattttgatttttcttattactaGTGATTTTTAAGTTTTCCGTGTGTTGTTAATGGTTCACAgtttactttgtttttcattatttattcatattaattATTGTTATACAAAACTACTAAtggattaaattaaataacaacaaaatttatttggagaaacaaaaagtctagactctcaagaaaaataatggtAAATGAAGGAGTGAAAAGAGTAGTAGTTGCAGTACTTGATTTATGTTATAGACcaataatcatcaaaaacatATTGGTTTAAAATTGCAAAAACATGCCAATGGAACAGAATATatcaagaagaattaaaaatgtttgAATTAAATAAGCTACTGTTCAATTACCTGAGAACATAAATTGAGAAAGATTCCCTGTTTAAGAAGAACTTCtacaaaaactggaaaacaatttgatagAAATTTGTTTTAGACTAACATCTTATGCCATATTTTATAGTAAGAGCAAAATTAATACATGGTCTTAGTCTTAAACCTAACACacaccaaaaatgaaaacagaactaGATCAATTacctctcacatacacacatggaTGTActggtaaatgcttaacaaacaACTTTcaagaatatatacacatatatatgtatgtgagtgtgtgtgtatacaaatgaGATGTTTATGTTTAATCTatgttattaaatttttctctattattttcttaaggtcagataatcaacaaaaacataaatgaagCCCTGATTACAAATTAGCATTTGCCAGTTTCTTAGGATTAAAAATGTACACTCAACATTTAATAATTGGCTTGCATACTAGTGCAGGCCAACTCCAGCATGCTactctatttgtgtgtgtgtgtatacatatttatatatgtagatgtgtACAAACagatgtgtttgtatgtgtgtctgtgtgtatatctgtgttgATAGAaatgatagagatagaaagaaatatagtgtgtttaaaaaataagtaattacAATAGATAAAACAGATCatttaaattacataaaattgaaaggtttttgaaaaaaataaatttatttaatataacatGGGAAGGTAACCATGAAAATATCTTTCCATTATATATCCCTAAAAATGGTTTAGTATGTAAGATAAATAGGGAATTCACATAAATATATAGGATCAAGAAATAGTCTTAATTACAGTCAAAGGGGATGAATAAACAGTTCTACAAAAATGTCAAATTTTAATAGACATATAAAAGATTCCTCCAATCtgtttataaaaaatttaataaaacctACTCTGGGTTTATTTCACATGCAAAAAATTGgtaaatgaaacaaaagagagaaaagagagactgagGACAGGTAGATTCATGAGCATACtcatgaattttttcaatta
Proteins encoded:
- the LOC127546817 gene encoding olfactory receptor 2D2-like, translated to MNQTNQIWVTEFFLVGLSDDPQTQLLLFVLFMGIYLVTVFGNLLLFSLVMIDSQLHTPMYFFLCNLSLADLFFSTNIVPQALVHMLSKKKVISFMGCAAQLLLFLIFGCTQCALLSVMSYDRYLAICDPMHYPLIMTWKVCSHLALTCWASGILVSLVDTTFTLQLPYQGDNKIAHFFCEAPALLVLASADIHKAEMAIFLMGVVILLAPVSLILISYGSIIVTVVRMKTTSGRLKAFSTCGTHLLVVILFYGSAIITYMTPKSSKEQVKLVSVFYAVINPMLNPLIYSLRNKDVKRAFRNVVNGVKPFRP